In Gemmatimonadota bacterium, the following proteins share a genomic window:
- a CDS encoding starvation-sensing protein RspA, giving the protein MSEIVTIKDVKTIVTQPAGSRLVIVKVITSEPGLYGLGCATFTQRFHAVRTAIEKHLKPFVMGRDVDRIEEIWQMSMVNGYWRTGPVLNNAISGVGQARRDNKRQPAGTP; this is encoded by the coding sequence ATGTCAGAAATTGTAACCATTAAAGATGTCAAAACTATTGTGACGCAGCCTGCGGGTTCGCGGCTCGTTATTGTCAAAGTTATTACGTCGGAACCCGGGCTTTACGGGTTGGGTTGTGCGACATTTACGCAGCGATTTCACGCGGTGCGTACGGCTATTGAAAAACATCTCAAGCCTTTTGTTATGGGACGCGATGTGGATCGCATTGAGGAAATCTGGCAGATGAGCATGGTCAATGGGTACTGGCGAACTGGTCCCGTGCTCAATAATGCCATATCGGGGGTGGGCCAGGCTCGGCGGGATAATAAGCGCCAGCCCGCGGGAACGCCAG